A window of the uncultured Methanobrevibacter sp. genome harbors these coding sequences:
- a CDS encoding ATP-grasp domain-containing protein: MRNIVVVQCKSTGINYIQDIIDRNCNPVILEMNAFSDTEEAEMHLKEVRSGYDLINADYDLIYEKGTYEETLEMVKKLDPLVVVPGTEDGAILATKLANDLNLLCNPIENLDAMTLKNEMHKRLAENNLRSIRGRIVTSVEEAIEYYDSQHLDEVVIKPQYSFCSVGVRICSNKEEMIKSLNELFNSTNAYGTELDELLIQERIRGEEYVVNLMSCNGVHRVTTIWKYHKIKTHEGGHVYDYDETINELGIGEAELVEYAYDVADALGIKYGPVHGEYMIDEKGPILIEVNCRPHGGNLDAKFLDKISGQHETDSSLDSYLNPDKFHQDRQKPYELYAHGVLKSIIVPKDITAKSSPLQNIGKNLKSHHRTLIGQIEDSQFFLKTQDIETSPGDIYLVHEDKNQVMKDLEFLRSLEQRAFQLVLSEETHENANIDDLSYLNDIKSIVNNLKPYGTILLVTDTFFDDLSIVQTDAEGLDKIDGEFDCVLINLNKSIAK; this comes from the coding sequence ATGAGAAATATTGTTGTTGTTCAATGCAAATCCACAGGAATTAATTATATTCAAGACATTATTGACAGGAATTGTAATCCTGTTATTTTGGAAATGAATGCATTTAGTGATACTGAGGAAGCGGAGATGCATTTAAAAGAAGTCAGAAGTGGATACGATTTGATAAATGCTGATTATGATTTGATTTATGAAAAAGGCACATATGAAGAAACTCTCGAAATGGTTAAAAAACTTGACCCATTAGTTGTTGTTCCGGGAACTGAAGATGGAGCCATATTGGCAACAAAATTGGCAAATGACTTGAATCTATTGTGCAATCCCATTGAAAACTTGGATGCCATGACCTTAAAAAATGAAATGCACAAGAGGCTGGCCGAAAATAACCTTCGCTCAATAAGGGGCCGCATCGTAACTAGTGTTGAAGAGGCCATTGAATATTATGACAGCCAACATCTTGATGAAGTTGTAATAAAGCCACAATACAGCTTCTGTTCAGTGGGTGTGAGAATATGCTCAAATAAGGAGGAAATGATAAAATCCCTAAATGAACTATTCAATTCAACAAATGCCTATGGAACTGAATTGGATGAGCTTCTAATTCAGGAACGCATTAGAGGTGAGGAGTATGTTGTAAATCTCATGTCCTGCAATGGTGTTCATCGAGTAACAACCATCTGGAAGTATCACAAAATCAAGACCCATGAAGGTGGCCATGTCTATGACTATGACGAAACGATAAATGAATTGGGAATTGGAGAAGCGGAACTTGTCGAATATGCTTATGATGTTGCCGATGCTTTGGGCATCAAATACGGTCCGGTTCATGGAGAATACATGATTGATGAAAAGGGACCCATATTGATAGAAGTGAATTGCCGTCCTCATGGTGGTAATCTTGATGCAAAATTCCTTGATAAGATTTCCGGACAGCATGAAACCGACAGTTCACTTGATTCATATTTAAATCCAGATAAATTCCATCAGGACCGCCAAAAGCCCTATGAATTATATGCACATGGTGTTTTAAAGTCAATAATCGTGCCAAAAGACATTACTGCCAAGTCATCCCCATTGCAGAATATTGGAAAAAACTTGAAAAGTCATCACAGGACTTTGATAGGCCAAATTGAGGATTCACAATTTTTCCTAAAGACACAAGATATAGAAACAAGTCCGGGCGACATATATCTGGTTCATGAAGATAAAAATCAGGTAATGAAAGATTTGGAATTCCTCAGAAGCCTTGAACAGCGTGCTTTTCAGCTGGTGTTAAGTGAAGAGACACATGAAAATGCCAATATTGATGATTTAAGTTATTTGAATGATATCAAATCCATTGTGAATAATCTGAAACCCTATGGTACCATATTACTGGTTACTGACACCTTTTTTGATGATTTGTCCATAGTTCAGACGGATGCAGAAGGTTTGGATAAAATCGACGGTGAATTCGATTGCGTTTTAATAAATTTAAACAAAAGCATAGCGAAATGA